The genomic DNA TGGGCGATGCGCCAGTGCCCGTCGGTGCCATCAGAACCCTCAGCCGGTTCGACATCCTGGCCGGCGATCAACGCCAACAGCGCCACCGCTTCGGCGGCGCGTGGCCCCAGTTCCTGTTCGGGCAGATGCCCCAGAACCCGGTGGGCGTCGCCGACCAGGGCATCGATGAGCTGATCACGGGCAGCCTTGTCGTTCCAGGCGATCGCTGGTTTACCCGGATCATCGTAATTGTGTGCCGTGCACTGGGTTTCGATGACCTCGGCGGCGCCGGGGACCTCACGCCGGACTCGCCGGATCGCGGCGATCAGCTGGGTCACGGTGTCCTGGGTGGCCACCGCGTCGTCGAGGACCGTGGAATCGAGCGCCCGCCGGGTCTTGCCTGCCAACACCGCGGTCTGCGCGACCACGGTGCGCACGGCCTCGAAAATCCGGTTCGGTCGATCCGAGGCCGCCAGCCGGCGCCGCCAATAGGTCAAGGTGGTGGAGTGAAATGCCGGTGCGGTGACCGGCAGCCCGCACGCGGCTTTCCACCGCAGATCGAAGGTGACCGCATCCACGGTCTCGTTGTCCGAGAGCCCATGCAACGCCTGCAACACGATCACCGAGGCCATCACCTCGGCCGGCACACTGGGCCGGCCCCGCCGCGACGGAAACAGATCCGCGAACATCTCCTCGGGAAACAACTCGTGGCGATGGGCCGCCAGGAACGCAAACACACTGTCGGGCTTCAGAAGATGCCCGGCCACCGATTCGGCATCCAACAACTCACGCTGATCATCAGAGCGACCCTGCACCCACCAAGGATCCCAGATACCACCGACCAACCCGCCTTCCGCCACGCGGACTTTTCAGCAGACTCCTAGGGCGCCGCGGAGTCGATCCGGGACCCTTTGGGTGCCATCTGCTTCCTGGTCCACCAGGCGGGCCATGAGGCGTCAGTGGCGGCCCCACGGGACGCGATGGGGGATAAGGAGTTCGGCGCCGCGTGAGCCGAGGGAGGCGGGACGGCACGCGTGATGCATGGCATTACCGCGCCGCCTCGGCGATATCGATCAGGGCGTCGATCACCTTCGGCAGTGGCCGGGTCGTGTCGATCTCGTGGGTGGCCGACCGCCGCAACAGGGGTTCGACCTCGGCGATGTCGGCCAGGATCCGGGCGCGCTCGTCGACACTCTTGCCGAAGGGGTTGTTCGTGCGGCGCTGCACCCTGTCCAACACGACATCGGTTGGGGCGGTGAGGAGTACGACCGCGTCGAAGCGGTTGTAGAAGCGCCACTGGTTGGCCACGGTGCCCTGGACGAACAACGGCCCGTCGCGTCGGCGGTTCAGCAGCTCGTCGATCAGGGACTCACGCCAGAGCGGCTCGCCGTCGACGACGTCGATCCACGCACCGTCGTCGGTGTCGACGGTGGCATAACCCCGCTGGGCAAGGCCGACGAGTGCCGTCGACTTACCGACCCCGGACATGCCCGTCACGAGGACCGCGGCGTGGCGACTCATACCGACTGATTCAACCAGCCTTCACCCGGCGGCGCCGCGAACGTGCAAACAGCGCGCTGCACAACGGATTTGGGCGATCTCACCGCACACTCGCGGCGGGGACGAGTGAAACTACGCGCCGGCCTGGCCGGCCTGCTCCACCGACATCTCGTGCGCCAGCAGCTCGGCGAACGTGAAAGTGCCTGTGGGACGGTCGTTCTTGCCCAACAGGTACAGCCGCTTCACGGCAGCGAGGATGCCTTCGGCGATGGAGTCGCGGTGGCCGGGAGAGGTCAGCAGCTCACGGTCGTGTGGGCTGCTCACATAGCCGATGTCGACCTGCACCGTGGGCATCCGGGTCAGCCGCAGCAGATCCCAGGTCCGTCCGTGGGTCCGGCAGTCGCGGAAACCGCTGCGCGCCACGACTTCCCGCTGGATGAAGTCGGCGAGGTTGCGGCCGATGGTGGACACCGAACCGTGCGAGTTACCGAAGTAGAACGAGGCGACGCCGTTGGCGGCCGGGCTGGGCAGGCTGGCGCACCGGAGGCTGATCATCAGATCGGCACCGACGGCGTTGGCCGTCGCGGCCCGCTCGGCGTCGGACGGGCTGCCGCTGACGGGGCGCGACAGGAACGTGTCCATGCCGATGGCCGTCATGCGGCCTTCCAGCCGGCTGGCCAGATCCCACAGGACGTCGGCCTCACTGACCGGGCCGGAGCGGCTGGTCATGATGAGCCCGCGATCGTCACCGCCGCGGCCCGGATCGATGATGATCCGCTTTCCGGTCAGGCGGGGGCCGCTGCGCCGCACGAGTTCCTCTTCGCGGATGGCGTGCGGCGAACCGCCCGTCACCCGCGAACCGAGGAAGTACAGCGAGCGCAACGTCTCCGGACCGCAGATGCCGTCGGGGAACATGCCGTACTCACGCTGGTACGACATCAGGCCGTTGTGGGTCTGCAAGCCGAAATGACCATCGACGAGACCGGTGTAGAAACCGAGATCCTGCAGCCGGGCCTGCAGGGTGGCGACGTCGTCGCCGTACATCGGGGCACCGAACTGGTGCGAGAGCGTGCGCGCCCCCAGCCGGTACGAGGCCTCTTTCAGCGCGCGGTACGTGGCTTCGCCGACCATGCCGTCGACGAGCAGCCCACGCTGCTGCTGGAAGGCACGCACGGCCTGATCGAGTTCTTCGTCGAAGAGGTCGAGAGCGACGTGCTTGCCGGTGGTGAGATCCGCGTCGGGACTGTCCAGCAGTCCCAGGGCGGCCAGTGCGGCCCGAATCTCGGTGACCGAACCTCCCCGGTCACCGCGACGCAGTATCGACATTCCTGGCCTTTCAATCACGGACGCCAGGCGGGCGGACAGCTAGCGCACTGGCGGGACGCCTGCACCCATTGTCGCAGACGCTCCTCAGGATTCCGCAACTTCACAGGCAGCAGCGGTGCGCCCCGCCGAATCCGGCGGGTGCGCAGCCGCTGCCGCGATCAGAGTTCGTCGGCGATTTCGCGCAGCAGGGCGGCCTTGCCCTTGGCCCCGACGATGCGCTTCACCGGCTCGCCGTCCTTGAACAGGATCAGGGTCGGGATCGAGACGACGTTGAAGCTGCGGGCCGTCTCGGGGTTGGCGTCGACGTCGAGCTTGGCGACCGTCAGCTCGCCCGCCTTCTCGCCGGCCAGTTCCTCGAGCACCGGGGCGATCATCTTGCACGGTCCGCACCAGGTCGCCCAGAAGTCGACCAGCACCGGGGTGCCGCTCTTGATGACGTCG from Mycolicibacterium phocaicum includes the following:
- a CDS encoding IS1182 family transposase; the encoded protein is MQGRSDDQRELLDAESVAGHLLKPDSVFAFLAAHRHELFPEEMFADLFPSRRGRPSVPAEVMASVIVLQALHGLSDNETVDAVTFDLRWKAACGLPVTAPAFHSTTLTYWRRRLAASDRPNRIFEAVRTVVAQTAVLAGKTRRALDSTVLDDAVATQDTVTQLIAAIRRVRREVPGAAEVIETQCTAHNYDDPGKPAIAWNDKAARDQLIDALVGDAHRVLGHLPEQELGPRAAEAVALLALIAGQDVEPAEGSDGTDGHWRIAHKVAPDRVVSTVDPEARHAHKTVHRRQDGFKAHIAIEPDTGIITDCALTKASGPDNHEAVVGLGLLADEDAPVRVLGDSAYGTGAARAELAERKHVAVIKPLPLRAAVPGGFTIDDFAVDFTARTVTCPAGHTVGIAPRGGVKFGKYCGACPLMTKCTTAKRGRQLTVSEHEPLMRAARRQAHDPDWQDEYRRHRPMVERSIAWLARGNRKVRYRGTLKNDHWLHHRAAALNLRRLIALGLGHNGTTWAIA
- a CDS encoding shikimate kinase; this encodes MSRHAAVLVTGMSGVGKSTALVGLAQRGYATVDTDDGAWIDVVDGEPLWRESLIDELLNRRRDGPLFVQGTVANQWRFYNRFDAVVLLTAPTDVVLDRVQRRTNNPFGKSVDERARILADIAEVEPLLRRSATHEIDTTRPLPKVIDALIDIAEAAR
- a CDS encoding N-acetylmuramoyl-L-alanine amidase, coding for MSILRRGDRGGSVTEIRAALAALGLLDSPDADLTTGKHVALDLFDEELDQAVRAFQQQRGLLVDGMVGEATYRALKEASYRLGARTLSHQFGAPMYGDDVATLQARLQDLGFYTGLVDGHFGLQTHNGLMSYQREYGMFPDGICGPETLRSLYFLGSRVTGGSPHAIREEELVRRSGPRLTGKRIIIDPGRGGDDRGLIMTSRSGPVSEADVLWDLASRLEGRMTAIGMDTFLSRPVSGSPSDAERAATANAVGADLMISLRCASLPSPAANGVASFYFGNSHGSVSTIGRNLADFIQREVVARSGFRDCRTHGRTWDLLRLTRMPTVQVDIGYVSSPHDRELLTSPGHRDSIAEGILAAVKRLYLLGKNDRPTGTFTFAELLAHEMSVEQAGQAGA
- the trxA gene encoding thioredoxin: MSEGSATLTVTDGSFDTDVIKSGTPVLVDFWATWCGPCKMIAPVLEELAGEKAGELTVAKLDVDANPETARSFNVVSIPTLILFKDGEPVKRIVGAKGKAALLREIADEL